The segment GGGAAGTTAGTAACCATTAAAGAATCAGCACCCTCTTCTAAAGATGTTCCACTTAATTTGTGATATAAGTAATCAGAAATAAATGGCATAAATGGAGATACCATTTTAAGTGTTTCTTTAAAAATTGCACCTAGTTCTACAATAGATTCTTTAGATGCTTTTGAGTACTCAATGCCCCAGTCACAAAACTCTGTCCACACAAATCTATAAAGTGTTGAAGCAGCTTCATTAAATTTGAAGTTCTCTAAAGTATCTCTAACCTCATCAACTGCATCTGATAATCTGCTTTGCATATAAATACCAAGAGGAGTTTTAATCTCAATATCTTTTAAATCAGGGAATGTATCTACATTTAACGTTAAGAAATTAGATGCATTATAAAGTTTATTTGTAAAGTTTCTAAATTGCTCTAAGTTTTTAGCTCCAAGTTTGATGTCTCTTCCTTGAACTGCTAAATAAGCAAGTGTAAATCTAATAATATCAGCAGAATGCTCTTCAACCATATCAAGTGGATCAATTACATTTCCTTTTGATTTAGACATTTTTGCACCATGTTCATCTCTAACTAAGGCATGCATATAAATATCTTTAAATGGTAATTCACCTTGGAAATGATCACCCATCATCATCATTCTAGCTACCCAAAAGAACATAATATCAAAACCAGTAATTAATAGTGAGTTTGGATAGAAATCTTTCATATCTTGTTCAAAATCATATAACTCTGGTAATTTTCCATTATTTCCCCAACCTAATGGAGACATTGCCCATAGTGCAGAAGAGAACCATGTATCTAATACATCTGGGTCTTGAGTATAGTGTTTATTTCCACATTTTGGGCAAGCTTCTGGTTCATCAGCTTGGTCTGCCCATTGGTGATTACAAGAATCACAAGTAAATACAGGAATTCTATGCCCCCACCATAATTGTCTTGAGATACACCAAGGTCTTAATTCATCCATCCACGCAGTATATGAATTTATCCAATGTGCTGGGTGGAAGTTATTATGTGCTTTAGTTTTTGCAATTGAAGATTGTGCTACTTTTTCAGATAAAAACCATTGTTGAGAGATAAAAGGCTCAACAATATTTTTACATCTATAACAATGCCCTACTTGGTGAACATGTTCATCAATTTTTACAATAAAACCTTCATCTTGAAGTTTTTTTACAATTGGTTCTCTAGCTTCTAGTCTTTCAAGTCCTGCAAACTCTCCACAATATTCATTTAGAATACCCTTATCATCAAAACAAGTTATAAACTCTAAATTGTGTCTTTTCCCAACTTCGTAGTCATTTTGGTCGTGAGCAGGAGTAACTTTTACAACACCTGTTCCAAATTCCATATCAACGTGAGAATCAGTAATAACTTTAATTTTTCTATCAGTTAAAGGAAGAATAACTTCTTTTCCAATGATATTAGTATATCTTTCATCATCAGGGTGAACCATAATAGCGGTATCCCCAAAATAAGTTTCAGGTCTAGTTGTAGCTACTGTTACATGTCCACTTCCATCAGCAAAGTGATAATTCATGTGATAAAATTTACCATTTACCTCTTCGTGTTCAACTTCAATATCTGATAAAGCACCATCGTGTGTACACCAGTTAACCATATAATTGTTTTGTGTAATAAATCCATCATTGTATAATGAAACGAAAGCTTCTTTCACTGCTTCTTTAAGACCTTCGTCCATTGTAAATCTTTCTCTTTTCCAAGCTGGAGTAACACCTAATTTTCTCATTTGGTGAACAATATTTCCACCACTAGTCTCTTTTTGTAACCAAGCTCTTTCTAAAAACTTTTCTCTACCTATCTCTTCTTTAGTAGTACCTTCTGCTAATAATTGTTTTTCAACAACATTTTGTGTTGCAATACCAGCGTGGTCAGTTCCAGGTTGCCATAAAGTTTTAAACCCATCCATTCTTTTGAATCTAGTAATAATATCTTGAAGTGTAAATGTTAAGGCATGTCCAATATGTAAGCTTCCAGTTACATTTGGTGGTGGCATCATAATTGAGAAGTTCTTACCAACTTCCTGAATATTTTTATTTCCATCTACTTCAAAGTAACCTCTATCTTCCCAGATTTTGTAATAATTATCTTCTACTTTTGATGGTTCGTATTTATTACTCATTTATATTCCTATTATGTTGATTGTTATATCTTTAAAATGTGCGATTATATCTAAAAGTTGATTTATATAAGTTAAGGCGAGTAGATTTAAAAAAATCTAGCTAATGGTGTTGCTTTTGAGAAATCTATTTTTTCTGAAATATCAAGCTCATTTTTTAATTCATTTAAGGCAATGATTTTTTTGGAATTTAATATTTTAGAAAAAAGGTTTAAACACTCTAGATTGTTTTTTATCTCTCTTAAGTGATTTTCTAATTTAGCAATAGAAGTTGGAATAGAAACCTCTTTTAATTTATTTTTTATTTGGGTTTTTCTTACTTCTTCTAATTCAAGAATCTCATTTATTTCTTTAATTGCAAGATTGATTTCTCTTAAATCTTCTTTACCATTTCTAGCGATAATTTTACTTAACTTTGAGACTTCTATCTTTTGCATATAAATTCCTAATGTGAGATTTATTATAGTAACACAAAAGTGTCTCAACACTGTCTCAATTTTGTTTAATTTCTAAATTTCCTCAGATTCCTTTTTTATTAATCCTGCTTCTTTTAAAAATGGAGAGTGAATAAAATCCATTTTTTTAATTTTGTCAAATTTTGCATAACTTAAATAAAGTACATCTTTTGCTCTTGTTACAGCAACATAAAAAAGTCTTCTTTCCTCTTCTAAACTTCCACCTTTACTCATAAGTTTTCTATTTGGGAACCTTCCATCCATTAAATCAATTACAAAAACCTCTTTAAACTCTAAACCTTTACTTGCGTGAACGGAAAGAAGATTTACACCCTCCCCTTCACTCATCTCTCCACCACCTAAAATCATAGAGTTTACAAATTTAGATAAGTCATGAAAATTTCTTGCAAGTTGTTTTAGTAACATCACTTTTCTATTTAATTTTGCTAAAGCTTTTGCCTTTTGTACAGCATTTACTGTTCCATCTTTTTGGGTTGCCCTTTTTGTAGAAAGGAAATCTTTAAGTCTTGAATAAAGCATAGAACCTGTAATAGAAGCAATTAAAGAATCTGGATTTTTAGTCCTTCTAATTTGTTTTACTAATAGATAAAAATCATAAATATATTTTGCTCCATCAATATTTAATTTTGGATGCTTCAATATTGGATTTCCTAAAAATGCCTCTTCAAAACCACAATCTTTGAATTTAGAAACTGAACCTAACTCAACAAAGTCGTCAAAAAGTCCCAGCTGAATATTTTTTACTCTATTTGATTCATATGGATTTAAAATCGAAGCATCTGGATGAAATAAACCTTTAAAGATATCCCCATGACCTAATTTAATTAAAGCATCAAAAATATCTTTTGCAATTGCTTTTCCAATACCTTTTCCATGTTCTAAAATATGAATAAAAGCCATCATATCATTATGACTTAATTGCATAACAAGTAAATCTAAAACAAATTTAACCTCTACAGAATCAAAAAAAGACATACCACCTTTTCTTTTAGCAGGGATTCCATACTCCCTTAAATTTGCTTCTATCCCGTCTGCACTCGAATTATTTCTAAAAATAATTGCTATTTCATTATGTGGGGTTGAACTTTTTGAAATCAAATCTGATATATGATGATATTGGGCAAAAAGTTCATTAAAAGCTAAGAGTTTTGGTGGAATAGATACATCATTTCTCATAACTTGTAGATGCTTTTCATAAATTCTTTCATTATGTTCAATAACTTTTGTAGCTAAATCCAAAATAGGTCTAGATGAACGATAGTTTTTTCTTAATGTAAAAACATTTGCATTGTTATATCTAGTTGAAAAAGTTGAAATAATTCCAATATCTGAACCATTAAAAGCGTAAATACTTTGGTCATAGTCTCCAACACAAAACAATGATTTTGGTTTAAATGCGTCTAACAGTCTTCCTTGTAAAGGATTTGTATCTTGGTATTCATCAACAAGAATCTCTTTAAAAGGAAACTCTTTTTCCTTTAGAGTATCTAGCATAATAGTTAATAAATCATCAAAATTTGCATAACCATATTTCACTTTTAGTTCATTAAATTCTAAAACAACATCTTCATAAATTGGAGTATAAATCTCATGGGCTTCATTTTTATTTTTTATCCATGAGCCTAAATCTTCACCATCATTTGAGTTTAAATATAAAGAATAAAGGTCATATAAATAACCACCATCATAAGGATTAGCTTCATCATCTCTATCGTAAAAAACTCTTTTTTCATATAAAGATTTAAATAGTGTTTTTAATTCACTTGGTTGCTTTAGAGTTATATTTATATTTAACTCTTTTAAAAGTTTATAAGATACTGAGTGAAAAGTTCCAGCCATAATTTTTTTTGCTGTATCTTTTCCAAAAAATTTAGCAACCCTTGAAACCATTTCAGCCGCTGCTTTATTTGTAAAAGTTAAAAGTAATATCTCTTCTGGTTTTACGCCATTATTAATTAAATTCGCAATTCTTCCTACAATTGTAGAAGTTTTTCCCGTACCAGCACTAGCAATAATAAGGTTAAACCCTTTTTGACATGTTGCAGCACTTAATTGGTCTTCATTTAGATTAGATAAAGGCATTGATTATAAGTCTTAGGTAGTTTTTCATGGGGCGAATATTAGCAGTAATCTACTTTATTTTGGGTAAAAAAAAAGGCTCCCTAAGGAACCTTTTCACACACAAGGAAACAAATTTGGAAAACTTAAAAATTCGCTATTTTTAAATTACCTGAGAAAGGATTTCGCACTTCCTTTTCTCTTTCCATAAAAAAATTATAATATTTTTGTATTAATCATAAAGTAATGAAAAGTTAATAGATTGTTAATAACCTAGAATAAGAAAGCTTAAAAGCTTTCCCATTCATCATCATTACTATTTTGAGCCTTTATATCTCTAGGTTTAGAATACTCTTTTTTAACAATAGGAGTAGATTTTTTAAGTTCCTTTTTCTCCTTAGTTGAAACTTCATGTTCCTTTTCAAGTTTCATCTCTTCACATTTATGAGCTTTTATTTTATCAATATAATCAAATACCTTTGTTGTACTTTCTTCAATATGTTTAGCTATAGATGGAAGTCTCTCATCCCTTTTATTTACACTATCAACATTTATATATTCTTGAACATTTGAATGAACTTCTTCATGGGCTTTTAGGAACTCTTGCCAATCAGAATTTCTTGTAAATGACTCATTTTTATGGGCTTCAATCCATTTACCTAAATCACATTCATGGTGATTTTTTACTGTCCAATTTTTTCCATTTCCAAGTTGCACAAAGTTTGTTTCTTTAAAATTTACATGGTCAAGTTTTAATTTCGTAGTATCAAAAACTAAATTTACATCACAAACACCGCTTGATTTTGATTTATCAAATGAAGTTCTATTAATAATTGCTACAAGTTGTGCAGATAACTCACTTAAAGCCATTGCTTTACTTGAAACAGTTTCAGATGCATTTGCGTTTTCTTGAGTAGCTTTATCTAATTGATTTACTGCATCATTAATTTGAATCATTCCTTGTTTTTGTTCTTCAGAAGCTGTTGATACCTCACTAACTAAACTAGTAACTTCTTGAACTCTTGTATTTAAAAGCTTGAAACTTTCAACCATTACATCAGCTGTTTCTTTACCCTCTTTGGTTTTTTCCTGAGCATACGTAACAATATTTTTAATCTCTTTAGCTGCCTCAGCACTTCTTGCAGCTAGATTTCTAACCTCTTGCGCTACAACAGCAAATCCTTTTCCAGCTTCCCCTGCGGTTGCTGCTTCTACAGCAGCGTTAAGTGAAAGGATATTTGTTTGGAAAGCGATTTGGTCAATTATTGTAATTGCATCAACAATATCGTTTGTAGCTTTATTAATCTCTTCCATTGAAGTACCTGTTTTATGAGCCAATTCATTATCTTTTATACTAGTATTAGATAATTCACTTGAAATCTCCAACATCTTTTTCGTCTTTTCATCTGTTTGAGTAATTGTTGATGTAATCTCTTCAACAGCAGCTGCTGTTTCTTCTAAAGATGCAGCTTGTTGAGTAGAAGATGCTGATAATTGTTCAGAAGTTGCCGCTAACTCTTCTGCATTGTTTGAAACTCTTTTACTTGTGTTATCAATCATACATAAAATTTCAGAAACTGAACTTCCTAAAGAATTAGTTCCTTTTATTAAAGAGCCTATATTTCCTGAACTTTTAGCATCAATTGTATAGTCATATCTAGCATTACCAAATTCAATAAGTGCTTTTGTAACCATACTTAGATTATCTTTTGTGATATCTAACATTTCATTAACTTTATTTTTAAACTCTTCAACTTGTGGAGAGTTTGCTTTTTCTTTAATATTATATGAATAAAAACCATTTTTTGTTTTTTCTATAATATCTATAGCTTCATTGATAACAACTCCATCTTGTTTAATACCATCTTCAATAAATTGTAAATAATTATTAAAACTATCCACAACATCACCAAGTTCATCATCTGATTTTTTTGTAATTTTCATTGAAGAACTATTTGAATTTTTTGTTAACTTATCTATTCCATTTTTTAAATCAGTTAAAGGAGTAATTACTATTTTTCTAATTGATAGGGTTATAAAAATTAAAATAAATACTAAAAGTACAACTATTAAAATCAATGCAGTGTTAATTATAATTTCTGCGTCTTCAACTGCTGAGTTTACATGCTTCATTGTATCTGCTAAAATTACAATACCTAACTCTTCTCCTCTAAAATCTTTAATAACTTCATATGTATAAAGATATTTATCTGTAAGATAGATTTTATTTTTTAATAGTTCATCTAAATTTATATTTTTTGCATCGTTAAAAAAATCTTCATTTAAAAATTTTTGTGAGATTATATAATTAGTTTTGTATATTAATTCCTCATTAAAAAGTTTTACCGAAGATTTTCTTTTATCCATTAAAAGTAAAAAACCTTTTTCTTGTTTATTAAATATTTTTGCAACAGAGTTTAAACCTTGAATAAACTCCAAAGAACCTAAATGCGTTCCCTCATCCATAATTGGCATAACTGACCTAATAGATAATCCAGCTTTCCCAAGTTCAAAGGTATTTACAGCTTTTTTTGTTTCATTAACTTTTACAACACTATGTCTAAAACTACTAAGGTCATCTCCAAACTTATCTGGTTTCCAAGCCCTAAGGAAAGATTTATTATCTTTGGTGTGTATATGAACTTTGATGTTTTTAAATTCAGTTGAGTCTTTCATTGATTCACTAAGTTTAGATAAGGCTTTAATAGCAATCTCTCTATCATTTTCTTTTAATGACTTTTTTAACATACCATCATTTGCAATAGATACAGCATTTGAAATACCTACACCAAATTTTGCATATATATTATCTTCAGACATATGTTTAAGACTTACTGCATCCCGTTCATAAACTTCATCTTTTAGGTGTGATTTTTGATATTGTAAAACTACAACTCCTATAATCAATGCAACTACAGATACAATAGTAACTACAAATCCTATTTTTTTCCCTATAGTAAGATTATTCATATTGTTTTCTCCCAAGAAACTAACGATTTTTTAATTATTTTATAAAGATTATACATTTTTAAAATTAAAATATTATTATAATTCTAAAGATTAAATCTATACACTTTTTATATATTTTGCATCTTTAGTTTAAAAAAATTTTATGAGTTGTGTAAATCAAAACTTGATTTTTATAAACGATTAAGAATCATCATATTTTATTTTTATTAATAATTTGTTGTAAAAGCTTACAATATCCGATTACTAATATCAATAATACATATATAATTTGTAAGATTGTAAGTGACTTTTGAGCCATTATAAAATGTATTGTAATCAATCCTAAAGCAAAATAAATTAGCTTATGATAATTCTTATATTTTTTAAAAAGCCTTTTGGTTGAAGTTATTGCCATAAATATTAGAATAAAAAAGGCTATCATTCCTAAATAGATAAAAGGTTTATCTAAAGTCTCTTTTATTACAAAAGCAAAATCAAGTTCTGCATCTAAAATATAAAAATTTAGAAAATGTAAAAGTGCATATAAAAAACCAAACAAACCAATCATTCTTCTGTACTTGATTAGATTAATCCATTTTGTTATCAAACTAAGGGTAATTGTAATAAAAAGTATAACTGTTGCTGTTGCACCTGTTATTGTATAAATATATTTTATGGGATCAGTTACATCTTGAAAAATAAATAATTCAAGTGATAAATATACCAAAGGGAGAAATAATACAATAGCTAATAATACTTTTTTCATAATCTTACCCTAAATGAATTTTGTTAAATCCATCCCCTTATACAAATGGGCAACCTCATTTGAATATCCATTAAACATTAAAGTTTTTTGTTTAAAAAATTTTCCAAGCACCCTTTCTCTTTTTTGAGACCATCTTGGATGGTCAACATTTGGATTTACATTTGCATAAAATCCATATTCTCTTGGATTCTCTTTTTGCCATGAGTTTAAAGGTTCTTCTTCAGTAAAAGAGATATTAGCAATAGATTTAATTGATTTAAAACCATATTTCCAAGGAACAATTAATCTAATTGGAGCACCATTTTGTTTTGGCATTGATGAACCATAAAGACCTACTGCTAAAATAGTCAAATCATTTATTGCTTCATCCATTCTAAGACCTTCTATATAAGGATATGATATAGTTGAAAAAACACCTCTTCCTTGATCAGGGAACATATCTTCATCTAACATGGTTTCAAACTGTATGTATTTTGCCTTTGAGAGAGGTTTGACATATTTTATAAAATCCTTTAACCTAATACCAATCCAGGGAACAACCATAGACCATCCCTCTACACATCTAAATCTATAAATTCGTTCTTCTAAAGTAAATTTTTTTATTAAATCATCAAAATCCAATTCTAGAGGTTTTTCAACTAAGCCATCAACAAATATTTTCCAACCATCAGTATTTAAAGTGTGTGCCATTTTTGCAACTCTTTCTTTTGATGTAGTAAATTCATAAAAGTTATTATAGTTTGTTATTTGCTCATAGGTATTTAAATCTAAATTATCTAAATTTTTATCTTTTATATAATCTAAATTTGGAACTGGAATATTCTCTTTTGCTAAAGCTTCTACAATTGAAGAACCAGCAATTAAAGATGCCGCTCCAAGTTTTAGAAATATTCTTCTATTATCAAAGAGCTCTTTTGAAGTAATCTCATTTTCATCGATATACCAAGATGGTTTTTTTATAATATTCATAATAAACTCCTTATAAAAGAAGTATAAAACTTTAATGTTAAGCTAGTGTGTAGAAGTTATAAAAAAAGGGAAGAGATATAACTCTTCCCCTTTTTTAAAATTATAAAATTTTTATATTATTAGTTAATTGCAGCTAAAGCAGCCTCATAATTTGGCTCTTCTGTAATCTCTGGACAAATCTCTTTATAAGTTACAATACCATCTGCATCTGTAACAAAAATTGCTCTACAAGTAACACCTGCTAATGGTCCATCAGCAATTAAAACACCGTATGCATTTGCTAAATCTTTATTTCTAAAATCTGAACCAACTTTTAGGTTTTCAATCCCCTCAGTTGTACAAAATCTTCCCATTGCAAAAGGTAAGTCCATAGAAACTACCACAACTTCAGAATCTGAACTTGCAGCTTCTTCATTAAATCTTCTTGTTTCTGCTGCACATACTGGAGTATCAAGTGATGGTACTACTACAATAACTTGAGCTTTTCCACCAACAGTTATTTCTGATAAATCTTGTGCCACAACAGTTACAACTGGAGCTTTATCACCTACATTTACTTCATTTCCTGCTAAATTAACAATAT is part of the Arcobacter arenosus genome and harbors:
- a CDS encoding valine--tRNA ligase — protein: MSNKYEPSKVEDNYYKIWEDRGYFEVDGNKNIQEVGKNFSIMMPPPNVTGSLHIGHALTFTLQDIITRFKRMDGFKTLWQPGTDHAGIATQNVVEKQLLAEGTTKEEIGREKFLERAWLQKETSGGNIVHQMRKLGVTPAWKRERFTMDEGLKEAVKEAFVSLYNDGFITQNNYMVNWCTHDGALSDIEVEHEEVNGKFYHMNYHFADGSGHVTVATTRPETYFGDTAIMVHPDDERYTNIIGKEVILPLTDRKIKVITDSHVDMEFGTGVVKVTPAHDQNDYEVGKRHNLEFITCFDDKGILNEYCGEFAGLERLEAREPIVKKLQDEGFIVKIDEHVHQVGHCYRCKNIVEPFISQQWFLSEKVAQSSIAKTKAHNNFHPAHWINSYTAWMDELRPWCISRQLWWGHRIPVFTCDSCNHQWADQADEPEACPKCGNKHYTQDPDVLDTWFSSALWAMSPLGWGNNGKLPELYDFEQDMKDFYPNSLLITGFDIMFFWVARMMMMGDHFQGELPFKDIYMHALVRDEHGAKMSKSKGNVIDPLDMVEEHSADIIRFTLAYLAVQGRDIKLGAKNLEQFRNFTNKLYNASNFLTLNVDTFPDLKDIEIKTPLGIYMQSRLSDAVDEVRDTLENFKFNEAASTLYRFVWTEFCDWGIEYSKASKESIVELGAIFKETLKMVSPFMPFISDYLYHKLSGTSLEEGADSLMVTNFPSNVKKDEKIEEMFAIIEEAITALRRAKVIIDMGNSKISKAYIKLDKQIDTDVAKPFIEKLAKVEDIEFVDAKVENSITDVSDNLEVYLPTGEIDMTPIISKLEKQKEKVEKEVNKLNGMLSNERFVANAPEAVVAENKQALEDARNKLEKIENELKALGV
- a CDS encoding ferric reductase-like transmembrane domain-containing protein gives rise to the protein MKKVLLAIVLFLPLVYLSLELFIFQDVTDPIKYIYTITGATATVILFITITLSLITKWINLIKYRRMIGLFGFLYALLHFLNFYILDAELDFAFVIKETLDKPFIYLGMIAFFILIFMAITSTKRLFKKYKNYHKLIYFALGLITIHFIMAQKSLTILQIIYVLLILVIGYCKLLQQIINKNKI
- a CDS encoding methyl-accepting chemotaxis protein, which encodes MNNLTIGKKIGFVVTIVSVVALIIGVVVLQYQKSHLKDEVYERDAVSLKHMSEDNIYAKFGVGISNAVSIANDGMLKKSLKENDREIAIKALSKLSESMKDSTEFKNIKVHIHTKDNKSFLRAWKPDKFGDDLSSFRHSVVKVNETKKAVNTFELGKAGLSIRSVMPIMDEGTHLGSLEFIQGLNSVAKIFNKQEKGFLLLMDKRKSSVKLFNEELIYKTNYIISQKFLNEDFFNDAKNINLDELLKNKIYLTDKYLYTYEVIKDFRGEELGIVILADTMKHVNSAVEDAEIIINTALILIVVLLVFILIFITLSIRKIVITPLTDLKNGIDKLTKNSNSSSMKITKKSDDELGDVVDSFNNYLQFIEDGIKQDGVVINEAIDIIEKTKNGFYSYNIKEKANSPQVEEFKNKVNEMLDITKDNLSMVTKALIEFGNARYDYTIDAKSSGNIGSLIKGTNSLGSSVSEILCMIDNTSKRVSNNAEELAATSEQLSASSTQQAASLEETAAAVEEITSTITQTDEKTKKMLEISSELSNTSIKDNELAHKTGTSMEEINKATNDIVDAITIIDQIAFQTNILSLNAAVEAATAGEAGKGFAVVAQEVRNLAARSAEAAKEIKNIVTYAQEKTKEGKETADVMVESFKLLNTRVQEVTSLVSEVSTASEEQKQGMIQINDAVNQLDKATQENANASETVSSKAMALSELSAQLVAIINRTSFDKSKSSGVCDVNLVFDTTKLKLDHVNFKETNFVQLGNGKNWTVKNHHECDLGKWIEAHKNESFTRNSDWQEFLKAHEEVHSNVQEYINVDSVNKRDERLPSIAKHIEESTTKVFDYIDKIKAHKCEEMKLEKEHEVSTKEKKELKKSTPIVKKEYSKPRDIKAQNSNDDEWESF
- the tpx gene encoding thiol peroxidase; amino-acid sequence: MATTKLKGNIVNLAGNEVNVGDKAPVVTVVAQDLSEITVGGKAQVIVVVPSLDTPVCAAETRRFNEEAASSDSEVVVVSMDLPFAMGRFCTTEGIENLKVGSDFRNKDLANAYGVLIADGPLAGVTCRAIFVTDADGIVTYKEICPEITEEPNYEAALAAIN
- the msrP gene encoding protein-methionine-sulfoxide reductase catalytic subunit MsrP — protein: MNIIKKPSWYIDENEITSKELFDNRRIFLKLGAASLIAGSSIVEALAKENIPVPNLDYIKDKNLDNLDLNTYEQITNYNNFYEFTTSKERVAKMAHTLNTDGWKIFVDGLVEKPLELDFDDLIKKFTLEERIYRFRCVEGWSMVVPWIGIRLKDFIKYVKPLSKAKYIQFETMLDEDMFPDQGRGVFSTISYPYIEGLRMDEAINDLTILAVGLYGSSMPKQNGAPIRLIVPWKYGFKSIKSIANISFTEEEPLNSWQKENPREYGFYANVNPNVDHPRWSQKRERVLGKFFKQKTLMFNGYSNEVAHLYKGMDLTKFI
- a CDS encoding ATP-dependent helicase, producing MPLSNLNEDQLSAATCQKGFNLIIASAGTGKTSTIVGRIANLINNGVKPEEILLLTFTNKAAAEMVSRVAKFFGKDTAKKIMAGTFHSVSYKLLKELNINITLKQPSELKTLFKSLYEKRVFYDRDDEANPYDGGYLYDLYSLYLNSNDGEDLGSWIKNKNEAHEIYTPIYEDVVLEFNELKVKYGYANFDDLLTIMLDTLKEKEFPFKEILVDEYQDTNPLQGRLLDAFKPKSLFCVGDYDQSIYAFNGSDIGIISTFSTRYNNANVFTLRKNYRSSRPILDLATKVIEHNERIYEKHLQVMRNDVSIPPKLLAFNELFAQYHHISDLISKSSTPHNEIAIIFRNNSSADGIEANLREYGIPAKRKGGMSFFDSVEVKFVLDLLVMQLSHNDMMAFIHILEHGKGIGKAIAKDIFDALIKLGHGDIFKGLFHPDASILNPYESNRVKNIQLGLFDDFVELGSVSKFKDCGFEEAFLGNPILKHPKLNIDGAKYIYDFYLLVKQIRRTKNPDSLIASITGSMLYSRLKDFLSTKRATQKDGTVNAVQKAKALAKLNRKVMLLKQLARNFHDLSKFVNSMILGGGEMSEGEGVNLLSVHASKGLEFKEVFVIDLMDGRFPNRKLMSKGGSLEEERRLFYVAVTRAKDVLYLSYAKFDKIKKMDFIHSPFLKEAGLIKKESEEI